Proteins from one Chroococcidiopsis sp. CCMEE 29 genomic window:
- a CDS encoding iron ABC transporter permease, which produces MLNRYKPPVFLVFPAALTAIAIALPLTYLVIRTAGVGGEQLLDLICRPRTLKVLLNSVGIAVAATLFSALIAVPLAFLTIRTDLPWRQFWLIATTLPLAIPDYVGSFALIAAFRPKGSLLQLLLEPLGVQELPEIYGWPGAILGLTLFSYPYLLLSTRAGLQGIDPAMEEASQSLGHSQSSTFFRIILPQLRPSLVAGGLLVALNALQDFGTTSLMQFDAFTRVIFLQYRYSFERNQAAALALMLVSLVLLILWLEYKARSRAVYYSRGTTSHRPQAVVHLGEWKVPALLFCLAVISLGLLLPLGVTLFWLVKGLTGSGLDEIVSLQVVMQLAWNSILAAGLAAVVATLCALPVAILTVRFPSRITTVIERCSYIGFGLPGIVVALSLVFWGANYLPWLYQTLPMLVFAYLVLFVSQSVGTVRSSLLQVNPQLEESARSLGRTSWQTLKEITFPLVGPGVLGGAALVFLTAIKELPATLLLAPIGFNTLATHIWKATENVAFSDAAAGAIVMLVVSISSTLLVLSKSSIKELTTEARRSLQREVD; this is translated from the coding sequence ATGCTGAATCGGTATAAGCCTCCGGTCTTTCTCGTCTTTCCAGCAGCGCTGACAGCGATCGCGATCGCTCTGCCTTTGACTTATTTAGTCATTCGTACGGCTGGCGTAGGTGGAGAACAGTTGTTGGACTTAATATGCCGTCCCCGCACGCTCAAAGTGTTGCTTAACAGTGTTGGAATAGCGGTGGCAGCCACATTATTTTCAGCATTGATTGCGGTGCCACTTGCCTTTCTGACTATACGGACGGATTTACCTTGGCGGCAATTTTGGCTAATCGCTACAACACTACCCCTAGCAATTCCTGACTATGTAGGCAGTTTTGCCCTGATTGCTGCCTTTAGACCAAAGGGAAGCTTGTTGCAACTCTTGCTAGAACCCTTGGGAGTGCAGGAGTTACCAGAAATCTACGGTTGGCCTGGGGCAATTCTAGGGCTCACCCTGTTTTCTTATCCGTATTTGCTGCTGAGTACCCGGGCGGGATTGCAAGGAATTGACCCAGCGATGGAGGAGGCGTCTCAGAGTTTAGGTCATAGCCAGAGTTCGACATTTTTTCGCATTATTCTGCCGCAGTTGCGTCCGTCACTAGTAGCAGGAGGATTGCTAGTGGCGCTGAACGCCTTGCAGGACTTTGGTACAACTTCGTTGATGCAGTTTGATGCGTTTACAAGGGTGATTTTCCTGCAATACAGGTATAGTTTTGAGCGTAATCAGGCGGCAGCGCTGGCTTTGATGCTAGTGAGTTTGGTGCTGCTGATTTTATGGTTGGAGTACAAAGCGCGATCGCGGGCTGTCTACTACAGTCGTGGCACTACATCCCACCGTCCTCAAGCAGTAGTTCATCTCGGTGAGTGGAAAGTGCCTGCACTGCTGTTTTGCCTCGCCGTGATTAGCCTTGGCTTACTGTTACCGTTAGGTGTCACGCTGTTCTGGCTGGTGAAAGGCTTAACAGGCAGTGGGTTGGATGAAATTGTCTCTTTACAGGTGGTGATGCAATTAGCCTGGAACTCGATTTTGGCGGCGGGACTCGCAGCGGTGGTAGCCACCCTGTGTGCTCTGCCAGTGGCAATCCTCACGGTGCGGTTTCCCAGCCGCATCACCACTGTCATAGAGCGTTGTAGCTACATCGGCTTTGGCTTGCCAGGAATTGTAGTTGCCCTGTCACTAGTGTTTTGGGGAGCAAATTACCTGCCTTGGTTGTATCAGACACTGCCAATGCTAGTGTTTGCCTATTTAGTGTTGTTTGTCTCCCAGTCTGTAGGAACTGTGCGAAGTTCGCTGCTTCAGGTCAATCCACAACTGGAAGAATCTGCCAGGAGTTTGGGCAGAACGAGTTGGCAGACTTTGAAAGAAATTACTTTCCCTCTAGTCGGTCCGGGTGTGTTAGGTGGGGCGGCGTTAGTTTTTCTAACGGCAATTAAGGAGTTACCGGCGACGCTGCTATTGGCTCCGATTGGCTTTAACACATTAGCTACGCATATTTGGAAGGCGACAGAGAACGTTGCATTTAGTGATGCTGCGGCTGGAGCAATCGTAATGCTTGTGGTTTCGATTAGCTCAACGTTGCTAGTTTTGTCTAAAAGCAGCATTAAGGAATTAACTACAGAGGCACGACGTAGCCTTCAAAGGGAGGTTGATTAA
- the fahA gene encoding fumarylacetoacetase, translated as MSRRIDATHDPSLRSWVEAANQTDTDFPIQNLPFGVFRTHSRTEPSRIGVAIGDQILDLSRCYAAGLLQELPEKLQEACVAPNLNLLMAMGSEASLTVRHRASKLLRANAQAPPPETKILIPMSEAELLLPASIGDYTDFYASIFHATNVGKLFRPDNPLLPNYKYVPIAYHGRASSIVLSGTLIKRPRGQQRSPEEPVPSFAPSQLLDYESEVGFFVGSGNVLGQAIAIDHAEEHVFGLCLVNDWSARDIQAWEYQPLGPFLSKSFATTISPWVVTLEALAPFRCLAFQRDQADPLPLPYLSSPLDAQLGGIDITVEVLLSSAKMREQGIEPFRLSRASFKQMYWTLAQMVTHHSSNGCNLRPGDLLASGTVSGAEDNSQGCLLEITRRGSTPITLPTGETRTFLSNGDEVILRGFCEKEGYARVGFGECWGKILPTG; from the coding sequence ATGAGCCGTCGTATTGATGCCACCCACGATCCGAGTTTGCGTAGTTGGGTAGAAGCGGCGAATCAAACAGACACTGATTTTCCCATCCAAAACCTGCCGTTTGGTGTATTTCGCACTCACAGTCGCACTGAACCCTCGCGCATTGGTGTGGCGATCGGAGACCAAATTCTAGATTTAAGCCGATGTTACGCAGCTGGACTCTTGCAGGAACTCCCTGAGAAGCTACAAGAGGCATGTGTAGCGCCTAACTTAAATCTATTAATGGCAATGGGGAGTGAAGCTTCATTAACAGTACGCCATCGCGCGAGCAAACTGCTGAGAGCCAACGCACAAGCACCCCCTCCAGAAACCAAAATTCTCATCCCCATGTCCGAGGCTGAGCTGCTATTGCCTGCCAGCATTGGCGACTATACCGACTTCTACGCCTCCATTTTTCACGCCACCAATGTTGGAAAGCTGTTCCGTCCCGACAATCCCTTGCTGCCTAACTACAAGTACGTACCGATTGCCTACCATGGACGTGCCTCGTCTATCGTGCTCAGCGGTACTCTGATCAAGCGTCCAAGGGGTCAGCAAAGGTCACCTGAGGAACCAGTCCCTAGTTTTGCACCTTCTCAGCTTCTGGATTACGAGTCGGAAGTTGGTTTTTTCGTTGGTAGCGGAAATGTATTGGGGCAGGCGATCGCGATTGACCATGCTGAGGAACATGTATTTGGGCTTTGCTTAGTCAACGATTGGTCAGCACGGGACATTCAAGCCTGGGAATATCAACCCTTAGGTCCTTTTCTATCCAAAAGTTTCGCTACCACAATTTCTCCCTGGGTGGTGACCCTAGAAGCTTTAGCGCCCTTTCGGTGTCTGGCTTTTCAGCGCGATCAAGCAGATCCTTTACCGCTACCCTACCTCTCTTCGCCATTGGATGCCCAGCTAGGCGGTATTGACATTACAGTTGAAGTGTTGCTGAGTTCAGCCAAAATGCGCGAGCAGGGCATAGAGCCATTTCGCTTGAGCCGTGCTTCTTTCAAGCAGATGTACTGGACCTTGGCTCAGATGGTCACCCACCACTCAAGTAATGGCTGCAACCTCCGCCCTGGAGATTTGCTTGCCAGTGGAACTGTCTCTGGTGCTGAGGACAATTCGCAAGGGTGCCTGCTCGAAATCACTCGACGTGGTTCCACACCTATCACACTACCAACGGGTGAGACACGCACTTTCCTGTCTAATGGCGACGAAGTCATTCTGCGCGGATTCTGCGAGAAAGAAGGCTACGCTAGAGTGGGTTTCGGAGAGTGCTGGGGCAAAATTCTACCGACTGGATAA
- a CDS encoding transposase family protein — protein sequence MKPISILPNRGASTNQRSTFKASRVCLHPTRQCLADKGYQGLSKLHPNSRNPHQKPPKATLTPQQRENRQLAQQRVVIEQVFAYLKRFRILSERYRNRRRRFGLRFNLIA from the coding sequence ATCAAACCGATTTCCATATTGCCCAATCGTGGGGCGTCAACGAATCAACGGTCTACCTTCAAAGCGAGTCGAGTTTGCTTGCATCCGACGCGGCAGTGCTTAGCAGACAAAGGCTATCAAGGGTTAAGCAAGCTCCATCCCAACAGCCGGAACCCTCACCAGAAACCCCCCAAAGCAACGCTGACACCACAGCAACGAGAGAATCGGCAGTTGGCACAACAACGGGTGGTGATTGAACAGGTGTTTGCCTATCTCAAACGCTTCCGAATTCTATCAGAGCGTTACCGCAACCGTCGCAGACGTTTTGGGCTGCGCTTCAATCTGATTGCATGA
- the rppA gene encoding two-component system response regulator RppA, translated as MVILLVEDDPAQLEPLHAVLSQAGHIVDAVKDGETAQWLVSQKEYDLLILDWMLPTVSGINLCRQYRQTGKSAPVLMLTAKDTTSDKVVGLDAGADDYLVKPVDLIELLARVRALGRRSPLWRGDTLHTADLQLHLTNLTLEREQETIQLSVREFQLMEYLMRHPRQVLSRDQIEQALWEWGTEPESNAVTTLVRRLRQRLQAVGAKDWLETVYGMGYRLNAPSLEQGEQGKG; from the coding sequence ATGGTGATTCTACTGGTGGAAGACGACCCAGCGCAGCTAGAGCCACTTCACGCTGTACTGTCACAGGCAGGACACATTGTTGATGCCGTCAAGGATGGGGAGACAGCCCAGTGGCTTGTATCCCAAAAAGAGTATGACTTGTTGATCCTAGACTGGATGCTACCTACAGTCAGTGGAATTAATCTGTGTCGCCAGTATCGGCAAACAGGCAAATCCGCTCCCGTGCTGATGCTTACTGCCAAGGATACTACTTCTGATAAAGTTGTTGGTCTGGATGCTGGGGCAGATGATTACTTGGTGAAACCAGTTGATTTGATCGAACTTTTGGCACGGGTGCGAGCACTCGGCAGGCGATCGCCTCTGTGGCGAGGGGACACACTCCATACAGCAGATTTACAACTCCATCTGACCAATCTAACTCTTGAGCGAGAGCAGGAAACAATTCAATTGTCAGTTCGTGAGTTTCAACTGATGGAGTACCTCATGCGTCACCCGCGCCAGGTTTTATCTCGCGATCAAATTGAACAGGCATTATGGGAGTGGGGAACAGAACCAGAAAGTAACGCTGTGACAACGCTGGTACGGAGACTCCGACAGCGCCTTCAGGCAGTTGGAGCCAAGGACTGGCTTGAAACAGTTTATGGTATGGGTTACCGCCTAAATGCCCCCTCCCTTGAGCAGGGAGAGCAGGGGAAAGGATGA
- a CDS encoding STAS domain-containing protein, which produces MQTTIAPPKITVIRPQGHFNASNAIEFQRQMIKLVAQEGHSSVLVDLEQVESIDSAGLIALVRGLKLAQTLGRRFSICCVSPSIRIIFELTQLDQVFEIFDSKATFEAMLA; this is translated from the coding sequence ATGCAAACAACTATTGCCCCTCCAAAAATCACAGTAATTCGGCCTCAAGGTCATTTCAATGCCTCTAATGCCATTGAATTCCAGCGACAAATGATAAAATTGGTTGCTCAAGAAGGGCATAGCAGTGTTCTAGTAGATCTGGAGCAAGTGGAATCTATAGACAGTGCTGGCCTCATAGCATTGGTGCGTGGTCTAAAGCTAGCTCAAACTCTAGGTCGGCGGTTCAGTATTTGCTGTGTTTCACCGTCAATTCGGATTATTTTTGAACTCACCCAACTAGATCAAGTGTTTGAGATTTTTGATAGTAAAGCGACATTTGAAGCGATGCTCGCTTAA
- a CDS encoding HAMP domain-containing sensor histidine kinase: protein MFSRSRRNLACWFALSMGSILVVFAGVVYSIEVKDQLRNFDRELAKKSKAMAAEVQYQLHQGRWQVDLEDVPFLGSNMLPPYNDIVYARWYNPEGKLVQFFGATAPEQLIVNPGFQTIKTSQNQWLRQVTLPVIQDNLLIGYLQVASPMTSIRENLDQTRLSLTLGVPVALGLIGLTGWYLGGLAMKPIRRAYEQLQRFTADASHELRAPLAAVLSNAQVGLLSPVDEDGSQQLHRLENIVEITKSMSVLISNLLFLARHEGSLAPKVLKRIDLVSLLKPLVNEYNAQAVTQNLSLIAHLPEQPVMLNADPELLQQAITNLLNNAFKYTQSGGTVQLQIFTQSHRVIIQVEDNGIGIPAADLPHIFERFYRVDAVRSRQTGGFGLGLSIAQQIVEAHKGRITAKSNFGRGSTFQIELPLRSNF, encoded by the coding sequence ATGTTTAGTCGTAGCCGTCGCAATCTGGCTTGCTGGTTTGCACTGTCAATGGGGAGTATCCTAGTTGTTTTTGCTGGGGTAGTCTATTCCATCGAAGTGAAGGATCAACTGCGAAATTTTGATCGGGAACTTGCCAAAAAAAGCAAAGCGATGGCAGCTGAAGTGCAGTATCAACTCCACCAGGGTCGATGGCAGGTAGATCTAGAAGATGTTCCCTTCCTGGGAAGCAACATGCTGCCGCCTTATAATGACATCGTCTATGCGCGCTGGTATAACCCTGAGGGTAAATTGGTGCAGTTTTTCGGTGCGACTGCTCCAGAGCAATTAATCGTGAATCCAGGCTTTCAAACGATCAAGACCAGTCAGAACCAATGGTTACGGCAGGTTACGCTACCAGTAATACAGGATAATTTGCTGATCGGCTATCTTCAAGTTGCTAGTCCCATGACATCCATCCGGGAAAACCTAGATCAAACACGGCTATCTTTGACGCTGGGTGTTCCAGTTGCACTAGGCTTGATTGGACTTACAGGTTGGTACCTTGGGGGGCTAGCCATGAAACCAATTCGTCGTGCCTATGAGCAATTACAACGCTTCACCGCCGATGCTTCCCATGAATTACGGGCTCCTCTGGCTGCGGTGCTGAGCAATGCTCAAGTAGGGTTGTTATCTCCTGTTGATGAAGATGGCTCACAGCAGCTTCATCGTTTGGAGAACATCGTCGAAATTACCAAGTCAATGAGCGTCCTAATTAGTAATTTGCTTTTCCTGGCACGGCATGAAGGCTCTTTGGCTCCCAAAGTTTTAAAAAGGATTGACCTCGTTAGCTTACTTAAACCATTAGTCAACGAATATAATGCCCAAGCAGTTACACAAAACTTAAGTTTGATCGCGCATCTACCTGAGCAGCCAGTTATGTTAAATGCCGATCCAGAGCTTTTGCAGCAGGCTATCACCAATCTGCTCAACAATGCCTTCAAATACACCCAATCTGGCGGTACAGTTCAACTGCAAATCTTCACCCAGTCACACCGAGTGATTATTCAAGTAGAAGACAATGGTATTGGGATTCCAGCCGCCGATCTGCCGCATATATTTGAACGGTTTTATCGAGTAGATGCAGTGCGATCGCGCCAAACTGGAGGTTTCGGGCTAGGTTTATCAATTGCACAGCAGATCGTAGAGGCTCATAAAGGGCGGATCACAGCCAAGAGTAACTTTGGACGGGGATCAACCTTTCAAATTGAACTTCCACTCCGGTCAAATTTTTAA
- a CDS encoding ABC transporter substrate-binding protein: MGPLIQKAEKDLGMNIEVRYGDSTELAIALIEEGKNSRADVFYAQDAGSLGAIAKEKRTLTLPAQLLQKVNEQFRSANGQWVGISGRARVIDYNTKLVKSNELPTTVMQLTNPKWRGKVGWAPTNGSFQSFVAQPGFQGAS, translated from the coding sequence ATGGGTCCTCTAATTCAGAAAGCTGAGAAGGATTTGGGGATGAATATTGAGGTACGCTATGGCGACTCAACTGAATTAGCGATCGCCCTGATAGAAGAAGGCAAGAATAGTCGCGCTGATGTGTTTTATGCTCAAGATGCAGGCTCTTTAGGAGCTATAGCCAAGGAAAAGCGAACTCTGACTCTCCCTGCCCAGTTGCTGCAAAAAGTTAATGAGCAGTTTCGCTCAGCTAACGGTCAATGGGTTGGCATTTCTGGACGCGCCCGCGTGATTGACTATAACACCAAGCTCGTCAAATCTAATGAACTGCCTACCACTGTTATGCAACTAACTAATCCGAAGTGGCGCGGCAAAGTTGGCTGGGCACCCACCAACGGTTCTTTCCAATCTTTCGTCGCTCAACCGGGATTCCAGGGAGCTAGCTGA